From Topomyia yanbarensis strain Yona2022 chromosome 1, ASM3024719v1, whole genome shotgun sequence, one genomic window encodes:
- the LOC131681268 gene encoding uncharacterized protein LOC131681268, with product MERINTEDLIEAVRKRKAIWDVTADEYRDKSARTQQWEDLCTSLIPNYKRFAPKDKFNTVLELQKKWKYLRDALIRSTRLRRIMNKKGKNMRPYVYERQLSFLHLNSKQSNDLEAVSVSSEIDANEGADSKYDFGGDQSNGSDIVYEVVEFNQEEAPAWTSKQPAAEEHSFDSDDIQFFRSLLPLMGTLSLRQKIKFRMEVMKMALDFSESYDSTPTLEETGMFRQESSASSASGSVQKRFSR from the exons ATGGAACGTATAAACACCGAAGATTTGATTGAAGCTGTACGGAAGCGAAAGGCAATCTGGGATGTAACGGCGGATGAGTATCGGGATAAATCGGCACGGACACAGCAATGGGAAGATTTGTGTACCTCTTTGATTCCCAACTACAAACGATTCGCTCCCAAGGATAAATTTAATACGG tCCTCGAGCTACAGAAAAAATGGAAATACCTTCGAGATGCCTTAATTCGATCGACGCGATTGCGACGGATTATGAACAAAAAGGGTAAAAATATGCGACCGTATGTCTACGAAAGGCAGCTATCATTTTTGCATTTGAACTCAAAACAGTCCAACGACTTGGAAGCTGTTTCTGTTTCGTCGGAAATCGATGCGAATGAGGGAGCTGATTCGAAATACGATTTTGGCGGTGATCAAAGCAACGGCAGTGATATTGTGTACGAGGTTGTCGAATTTAATCAGGAAGAGGCACCAGCTTGGACATCGAAGCAACCGGCTGCAGAAGAGCACAGCTTCGATAGTGACGACATACAATTTTTCCGATCACTGCTGCCGCTGATGGGGACGCTTTCGTTGcgtcaaaaaattaaatttcgaaTGGAGGTTATGAAAATGGCTTTGGATTTTTCGGAAAGTTATGATTCCACACCGACACTAGAAGAAACGGGAATGTTTCGTCAGGAATCATCCGCGTCCAGTGCGTCAGGTTCTGTCCAAAAGCGGTTTTCTCGTTAG